In Inquilinus sp. KBS0705, one genomic interval encodes:
- a CDS encoding DUF4468 domain-containing protein has product MKKASIFIALIIICFEAKAQKDTLGLNIPIKDESVVYEGIVETPGALQKDLFKNAKQWFVDYFNSSKDVIQNEDKESGRIIGKGIILFIGSS; this is encoded by the coding sequence ATGAAAAAGGCTAGCATTTTTATAGCTTTAATAATAATATGCTTTGAAGCTAAGGCTCAAAAAGATACATTGGGTTTAAATATCCCGATTAAAGATGAAAGTGTCGTTTATGAGGGCATTGTTGAAACCCCAGGCGCATTACAAAAAGACCTTTTTAAAAATGCAAAACAATGGTTTGTAGACTATTTTAATAGCTCTAAAGATGTAATTCAAAATGAAGATAAAGAATCCGGCAGAATTATAGGTAAAGGAATTATACTATTTATTGGAAGCAGTTAA